In the Malaya genurostris strain Urasoe2022 chromosome 1, Malgen_1.1, whole genome shotgun sequence genome, one interval contains:
- the LOC131426077 gene encoding mucin-2-like, which translates to MFPLQRGAATWLLLLLTTLALCISGNNNGGALAAENNQRVVCYYTNWSVYRPGTAKFNPQNINPYLCTHLIYSFGGFTKDNTLKPYDKYQDIEQGGFAKFTGLKTYNKNLKTMLAIGGWNEGSSRFSPLVADSERRSQFVKNTIKFLRQNHFDGLDLDWEYPAFRDGSKPKDRENYAQLVQELREEFERESSKTGRPRLLLTMAVPAGIEYVEKGYDIPKLNKYLDWFNLLTYDYHSAYEPAVNHHSPLYSLEEPSEYNFDTELNIDYSIKFYLNAGADRDKLVLGIPTYGRSYTLYNPDATEIGSPADGPGEQGDATREKGYLAYYEICTAVKEDPEWTVVQPNANAMGPYAFKGNQWVGYDDEAIARKKAKYVAENGLGGIMFWSIDNDDFRGTCHGRPYPIIEAAKETLLASTDIGANDIAAPSRPRKPSRSRSRTGTSHRNRISAENSNEIKPALKTSQSRKNARTQSTTTTSTTTSSSLYIGGRTTTPQPPTTPDPGADFKCTDEGFFQHPRDCKKYFWCLDAPALGLVAHQFTCPSGLVFNKLADSCDYARNVVCSKKSEATTTSTTTTTTTSTTTESSRARVTASTTRNSFFNRAFTTTTTTEPPIEIDYSDEVEDEVEPEEDPKVIKELIALIKKVGGIEELERQLQAQEDGSVVLKDTQTDQISTTPSTISKSLYERVLSRAGNGLQKFRPALTFTQTDKSGSTENKYSSVVRNSNTNSRVGPQNEGIEQLPEFEGVFKERPKYVTLNRARPTKSSAEDDADDDDIEEEENQPSTYATKRPTSSPKYVSIRRQRPTPVVENIEDEEEENVHYSSVNRNRFRQTTTEQAVEEFERVPSRYNSIERRRATLQLNRLQEGDKDDVGTDSSLLVPSTDFQTFYTTSSTTDAPEQFITYSTRHYASVERSSTTEAPPVDLSATDLPQTATTPTTTLTGNNVQYLNTDIQTELPVLRTNVPADTVSELDLSKTATADSDSLTTDDTVTVDFSKNEQTNEVTTILNLGESVTGSSVSELEASVRSSSVGSSGDSVNTRVQEAGDQPSLITSSVPVSFGGSESSVTTTTGIPSSTTERLSSTNEEQFNSVFKFSPRTRKTTTTVSPLEVVTNKQESDSQLTPTLAAPRPFGGAVRRTRPTRRPSSSATTTTLAPEESSTLRSVKVSFANEQRYDLSARRRIGVAGSSAATNPSNNEVGSASDSAGSEPSPRPTRPRGSRGRVRFGASNESVSSTASIRRGQSSSTEATTVGDVPAQPRRQPSESFARNRFSLNRASSRVPEASTSTTEQAPVPEQPVEQSTARASLRRVNFNLYSGRSTTTTVEPEIETDSPVINLQLKAHAGIDEDLFKTQERILLTLGTALQYGFSNRNELNARRIQDSKPNVIKGTVSDSPVTNIIRETPVPVKSRSEDTIDNRLAEDVNEMATESEIGSTSERNFAVFESTVGELERSSDFTTVYNVNAAEVETTTPGQRKFFTTLRGRSSSSQASTEHSDTTLKVVLSEVNTNKTFIPGRSRPTRPARLRTSTNGSSESEINESSTLRSKFPTRKVIASQNSNAISSDGELEKPSRTPSPFSRRQRPSPSTSSVVPIAETDSDDVTEKAPGISTTVTRRRLNRRRPTPSAAVEQAAEETPQIRPSVLTRRQRLQTGRSTTTRSTTTELPTTASRSTTISPAETYTALPTFADSAVGNSDHTTVISDVSNEIESTFLTNEVLSSDNLLRQQLPESRESNDSQETTELLSTVVTNEPSTEGPSKSIPTRKFATNARRPSGPVRYNDNQQIESEVVPSRSPTRNFAAARKKFGASTTSTTTESPEVSTVKKFIPSRKSRPSFSVARARATSTTEEPAGEIQDQPTSSTVRSFLASRRRPALGQSRSTTTASVNSDDVAESSSSRPLSPTRRRAAFSVSRTPRPQSFEDSFDKGSNAVVKPNTDRKVDRTSVLLPRRPNLFARTTTTTTEAYTDFESDSKTTLEEETSAERYGPSTRGYTEIRRPSSSEEKDGVTGRYSAEVEDDENEIQRQGKRLFGPLGSGNNNVDDEDHGGRDSAEVTTGLRRPGPRIIGSGSTRVGPGSNTRFIFKNNQPPEGSSTTARPITTRSRRPFGNVGGYKPANVTSASASSGGSATTPKARFTLTTRGRPVFGGRQRSTTAAVGVTSDTEEKLSSQKVGESQQAATPTRRYQPRKPTRKSNLTTIAPPTGGSRTRTNLSSLFNRNPAVVLTTTELAQPETTQTSVDSQTSAILSVLPIGQRSRSQPTTTTTTTPTTLITENEVENTTSYEDTINTVRTTTEYYTASDETLYTTLNTADTIYTINDNIDIDDVNILQERSRTSTTTVRPTTLYHVFSIDKENESMPSSTEIYRTEEQEIELPATNKTDKLVEIHRVVEIYTKNTSNPDEIPVMQKLGEINRKIIIRLVEPRNKTEVEDKKSRTLVFADNIFNVETSTIPLEGLFDPDKDEKTGKTEINTTELNLEEELSTVAPRVEIERISSAEFGVTEREQRTELVTITPLIAETERYIQVTSSSVKPDTERTVDFEDSTLSEEDQATDDYTEELPTTAPVQSPPSTSTSTSTTTTATTTTTTTSTTTEAPTTVPATEPTSSSTTQIVHKYTLPAEFFFQEPSDEHTPSPAVSSLTTPTTTTPSTTTTIKPTSPTSTTTVNPSAVPERVQPLVIPSVETKRKYTKRPKTTIYRPQLDFIYTNENSSEDEPAAVTEQVTEPLPSTSTQKVQSTSRKYVPSVALRSNFGEGASHRKSKDIQVVPLSKVAAKKAPKPTTTTSTSTTSTTTTTTTTEAPITKVDFNIKYVVPVIKPDFNVHELKIESKNDMYSIPLSSLYHPDFMTREISGEQRQERQYSPVYRPELDNDELTRALTSDSDPVALEAASLDREILGDRSSSNNDNESEERTNEPRSIPAYFFRRAGEVS; encoded by the exons CTTCAACGAGGAGCGGCAACATGGCTACTTCTACTGCTAACCACCCTGGCACTGTGCATCTCCGGAAATAATAATGGTGGCGCGTTGGCAGCAGAAAACAACCAACGGGTGGTGTGCTACTACACCAACTGGTCCGTGTACCGACCGGGAACGGCCAAATTCAACCCGCAGAACATCAACCCGTACCTGTGCACGCATTTGATCTACTCGTTCGGTGGATTCACCAAGGATAATACCCTGAAACCGTACGACAAGTATCAAGACATTGAACAAG GTGGTTTCGCCAAGTTCACCGGCTTGAAAACTTACAACAAAAACCTGAAAACCATGCTCGCCATTGGTGGATGGAACGAGGGTTCGTCACGGTTCTCCCCGTTGGTGGCCGATTCGGAGCGACGATCACAGTTCGTGAAGAATACGATCAAATTTCTGCGACAGAATCATTTCGACGGATTGGATTTGGACTGGGAATATCCGGCCTTCCGGGATGGATCAAAACCAAAGGATCGGGAGAACTATGCCCAGCTTGTACAGGAGCTACGGGAGGAATTTGAACGAGAATCTTCCAAAACCGGACGACCAAG ACTACTGCTCACGATGGCAGTTCCAGCCGGTATAGAGTATGTGGAGAAGGGTTATGACATACCTAAGCTGAACAAGTATCTGGATTGGTTCAATCTACTGACCTACGATTACCATAGTGCCTACGAACCGGCAGTTAATCATCATTCACCATTGTATTCTTTGGAGGAACCTTCCGAGTATAATTTCGACACGGAACTTAATATT GACTACAGCATAAAGTTCTACCTGAATGCCGGTGCGGATCGCGACAAGCTAGTGCTGGGTATTCCGACTTACGGTCGATCGTACACCCTGTACAATCCGGATGCAACCGAAATCGGCTCGCCAGCGGACGGTCCGGGTGAACAGGGTGATGCTACCCGTGAGAAGGGTTATCTGGCTTACTACGAAATTTGTACCGCCGTCAAGGAGGACCCCGAGTGGACCGTTGTGCAACCCAACGCTAACGCTATGGGTCCGTACGCGTTCAAGGGTAACCAGTGGGTCGGGTATGATGATGAAGCAATCGCTCGGAAGAAGGCCAAATACGTGGCGGAAAATGGGTTGGGAGGTATCATGTTCTGGTCGATTGATAACGACGATTTCCGAGGAACCTGTCACGGTCGGCCGTATCCGATCATTGAAGCTGCCAAGGAGACACTGCTTGCTAGCACTGA TATTGGCGCCAATGACATAGCTGCTCCGAGTCGCCCGAGGAAACCGTCGCGATCACGTAGCCGAACGGGAACCAGCCACCGAAATCGGATTTCTGCTGAAAACAGTAACGAAATTAAGCCTGCTTTGAAGACTTCCCAAAGTAGGAAAAATGCCAGAACTCAAAGTACAACCACGACTAGCACCACTACGTCAAGTTCGCTGTACATCGGAGGACGTACCACAACGCCACAACCACCGACAACCCCGGATCCAGGAGCAG ATTTCAAATGTACCGACGAAGGATTTTTCCAGCATCCACGGGACTGCAAGAAATATTTCTGGTGTTTGGACGCTCCGGCTCTCGGATTGGTAGCCCATCAGTTCACCTGTCCATCGGGTCTTGTGTTCAACAAACTGGCCGACTCCTGTGACTACGCTCGGAACGTGGTCTGTTCTAAAAAATCGGAAGCCACAACCACCAGCACCACAACAACAACCACGACTAGCACCACAACGGAATCGTCACGAGCTCGGGTCACGGCTTCCACTACTCGAAACAGTTTCTTTAATCGGGCATTCACTACCACAACCACCACGGAACCACCGATCGAGATCGACTATTCCGATGAGGTAGAAGACGAAGTTGAGCCCGAAGAGGACCCGAAGGTTATCAAGGAGTTGATTGCATTGATAAAGAAGGTTGGTGGTATTGAAGAGCTCGAACGGCAGCTACAAGCTCAGGAAGATGGTTCCGTTGTATTGAAAGATACCCAGACGGATCAAATATCGACTACTCCGTCTACGATTAGCAAAAGCTTGTACGAAAGAGTTCTGAGCAGAGCTGGTAATGGACTGCAAAAGTTCCGCCCGGCACTGACGTTTACCCAGACCGATAAGAGTGGTTCGACGGAGAACAAGTATTCGTCGGTGGTACGAAATAGCAACACCAACAGCCGGGTGGGACCACAGAACGAAGGAATCGAACAGTTACCAGAGTTTGAGGGTGTTTTCAAGGAACGGCCGAAATATGTTACGTTGAACCGAGCGAGACCTACCAAGTCCAGTGCGGAGGATGACGCCGATGACGATGATATTGAGGAAGAGGAAAATCAACCTTCAACGTACGCTACCAAACGACCAACTTCAAGCCCCAAGTACGTCAGCATCCGAAGACAGCGTCCTACGCCAGTAGTGGAAAACATCGAAGACGAGGAGGAAGAGAATGTGCATTATAGCAGCGTTAATCGGAACAGATTCCGTCAAACAACCACCGAACAAGCTGTGGAGGAATTTGAGCGAGTACCAAGCCG gtACAATTCCATCGAACGCCGCCGAGCTACTTTGCAGCTCAACCGATTGCAGGAGGGCGATAAAGATGATGTAGGCACTGATTCGTCTCTATTGGTACCTTCTACCGATTTCCAAACCTTTTACACTACATCGTCCACTACCGATGCACCAGAACAGTTCATCACGTACAGCACACGACACTACGCCAGTGTAGAACGTAGTAGCACCACGGAGGCACCTCCGGTGGACTTGAGCGCTACGGATCTACCACAGACAGCAACTACTCCCACCACAACCCTCACAGGAAACAATGTACAGTACCTCAATACAGACATCCAGACGGAACTGCCCGTACTACGTACCAATGTTCCGGCCGACACTGTTTCAGAACTAGATTTAAGTAAGACTGCAACGGCGGACTCCGACAGCCTGACGACGGATGACACGGTGACCGTAGATTTTAGCAAGAACGAACAGACCAACGAGGTAACCACCATACTAAACCTAGGTGAAAGTGTTACTGGTAGTAGTGTTAGCGAGTTGGAAGCGAGTGTTCGTAGTAGTAGTGTTGGTTCTAGTGGTGATAGCGTTAACACGAGAGTTCAGGAGGCCGGAGATCAGCCGTCACTGATCACTTCTTCGGTCCCAGTTTCGTTCGGTGGTAGTGAAAGCTCCGTCACGACCACCACCGGTATCCCTTCAAGCACCACCGAAAGGTTATCCAGTACTAACGAAGAACAGTTTAACTCGGTATTCAAATTTTCACCAAGAACTAGGAAAACTACCACTACCGTTAGTCCCCTAGAAGTTGTCACTAATAAGCAGGAATCCGATAGTCAATTAACCCCCACGCTAGCTGCCCCTCGTCCGTTTGGAGGGGCAGTTCGGCGTACACGCCCTACCCGTCGTCCTTCGAGCAGCGCAACGACGACCACTTTGGCTCCCGAAGAATCCTCCACTCTTCGCTCGGTAAAGGTGAGTTTTGCCAACGAACAACGATATGATCTTTCAGCTAGACGTAGGATCGGTGTAGCCGGATCGTCTGCCGCGACGAATCCTAGCAACAACGAGGTAGGTAGTGCTAGCGATTCGGCCGGCAGCGAACCGAGTCCACGTCCGACACGTCCCCGGGGATCCCGTGGCCGTGTACGGTTCGGAGCATCCAACGAATCAGTTTCATCTACTGCTTCGATCCGTCGAGGTCAAAGTTCTTCGACCGAGGCGACAACGGTTGGTGATGTACCTGCGCAGCCACGTCGTCAGCCTTCGGAATCTTTTGCAAGAAATCGTTTTTCCTTAAACCGTGCTTCCAGCCGTGTGCCGGAAGCATCAACGAGTACCACTGAGCAAGCACCCGTTCCGGAGCAGCCAGTTGAGCAGTCAACTGCTAGGGCTTCACTGAGACGGGTTAACTTCAATCTGTACAGCGGTAGATCGACCACAACCACCGTGGAACCAGAAATCGAAACGGACTCACCAGTGATCAATCTGCAGCTTAAGGCTCACGCGGGAATCGATGAGGATCTTTTCAAGACTCAGGAACGCATTCTGCTCACTCTGGGAACTGCTTTGCAGTATGGTTTCAGCAATCGCAACGAATTGAACGCACGACGGATTCAGGATTCGAAACCAAATGTCATCAAGGGAACTGTGTCCGATTCTCCTGTGACGAACATTATTCGTGAAACTCCGGTCCCGGTTAAAAGTCGTTCCGAAGACACTATCGATAATCGATTGGCAGAAGATGTGAATGAAATGGCCACGGAAAGTGAGATTGGGTCCACTTCGGAACGGAACTTTGCCGTGTTCGAGAGTACCGTTGGTGAGTTAGAACGATCCAGTGATTTTACCACGGTGTATAATGTTAACGCTGCCGAAGTCGAAACAACCACTCCAGGACAACGGAAATTCTTCACGACTCTTCGTGGTCGCAGTTCTTCCTCTCAGGCATCAACGGAACATAGTGATACGACACTGAAAGTGGTTTTGTCGGAAGTCAACACTAACAAAACGTTCATTCCGGGGCGATCTCGACCGACTCGACCGGCTCGTTTGCGTACTTCGACCAACGGTTCATCGGAATCCGAAATCAACGAATCATCTACGTTGAGATCCAAGTTCCCTACCCGAAAGGTCATTGCCTCCCAGAATTCCAATGCTATCTCAAGCGATGGAGAACTGGAAAAACCTTCACGAACACCTTCACCATTTTCACGCCGTCAGAGACCGTCTCCTTCGACTAGTTCGGTTGTACCGATAGCCGAAACCGACAGTGATGATGTAACCGAAAAGGCTCCCGGTATTTCCACAACTGTAACCAGACGTCGTTTGAACCGGCGTCGACCGACACCTTCAGCTGCGGTAGAACAAGCAGCCGAGGAAACACCGCAGATTCGTCCATCTGTACTTACCAGAAGGCAACGACTGCAAACGGGTCGATCAACAACTACCAGATCGACTACCACCGAATTACCAACGACGGCATCTCGCTCGACAACTATCAGCCCCGCAGAGACTTATACCGCTCTACCTACCTTCGCCGACAGTGCCGTGGGAAATTCCGATCATACAACGGTCATTTCTGATGTTTCCAACGAGATCGAATCAACTTTTCTGACCAACGAAGTTCTGAGTAGTGACAACCTCTTGCGTCAACAGTTGCCAGAATCTCGCGAATCCAACGACTCGCAAGAAACCACCGAACTATTGTCGACTGTCGTTACCAATGAACCCTCTACCGAAGGACCCAGCAAATCGATACCAACGCGTAAGTTCGCCACAAATGCGAGACGTCCTTCGGGTCCAGTACGGTACAATGATAATCAACAAATAGAATCGGAAGTGGTTCCGAGTCGTAGTCCCACTCGTAATTTCGCAGCAGCAAGGAAAAAGTTTGGTGCTTCGACGACTAGCACAACTACGGAATCGCCGGAAGTATCCACGGTGAAGAAATTTATTCCATCCCGTAAAAGTCGCCCTTCGTTTTCGGTAGCACGGGCTAGGGCCACTAGTACTACAGAAGAACCTGCCGGCGAAATTCAGGATCAACCTACCAGCTCAACAGTTCGTTCTTTCTTGGCATCTCGAAGAAGACCAGCCCTTGGTCAGTCTCGCTCGACGACAACAGCAAGTGTAAACTCCGACGATGTGGCTGAAAGCTCGTCTAGCCGACCACTGAGTCCGACCCGTAGACGAGCAGCATTCTCGGTCAGCCGAACTCCACGTCCGCAGTCGTTCGAGGATTCATTCGATAAAGGTTCGAATGCGGTTGTTAAACCGAACACCGATCGTAAGGTAGATCGAACCTCGGTACTGTTGCCGAGAAGACCGAACTTGTTTGCCCGTACTACAACTACCACAACGGAAGCCTACACGGACTTCGAAAGTGATAGTAAAACTACTCTGGAGGAGGAAACTAGTGCGGAACGGTACGGACCGAGTACCCGTGGTTATACCGAAATTCGACGACCGTCATCATCGGAGGAAAAGGATGGAGTGACGGGGCGTTACAGCGCCGAAGTAGAGgatgatgaaaatgaaattcagcgACAAGGTAAGCGACTGTTTGGTCCACTGGGGTCCGGAAATAACAATGTGGATGATGAAGATCATGGTGGACGCGATTCGGCCGAAGTGACGACCGGTCTGAGAAGACCGGGACCTCGAATTATCGGATCCGGAAGCACTCGAGTAGGCCCCGGAAGTAAtacacgtttcatttttaagaaTAATCAACCACCGGAAGGATCATCGACTACGGCCAGACCAATCACTACCCGATCAAGAAGACCATTCGGCAACGTAGGTGGATATAAACCGGCAAATGTAACATCTGCCAGTGCTTCCAGCGGTGGAAGTGCTACGACTCCGAAAGCGCGTTTCACTTTAACCACTCGGGGTAGACCAGTATTTGGAGGACGACAGCGATCGACAACTGCAGCGGTGGGAGTTACTAGCGATACCGAGGAAAAGCTATCATCACAAAAAGTCGGTGAATCACAACAGGCAGCAACTCCAACACGACGATACCAACCTAGAAAACCTACGAGAAAGTCAAACCTAACCACCATTGCACCTCCAACGGGTGGTAGCCGGACACGTACAAACCTATCTTCACTGTTTAATCGTAATCCAGCGGTAGTACTAACAACGACCGAACTTGCGCAACCAGAGACGACGCAAACGAGCGTAGATTCACAAACATCGGCAATACTTTCGGTGCTGCCAATCGGGCAACGGTCACGGTCACAaccaacaactacaacaacaacaacacctaCCACACTTATTACCGAGAACGAAGTGGAGAACACCACGTCGTACGAGGATACAATCAACACAGTCAGAACTACCACCGAATACTACACCGCATCGGACGAAACTCTGTACACCACACTCAATACGGCCGACACAATTTACACCATTAATGATAATATCGATATTGATGATGTCAATATATTGCAGGAACGTAGTAGAACATCCACCACCACGGTCCGACCAACGACGCTCTACCACGTGTTCTCGATTGACAAGGAGAACGAATCGATGCCGTCGTCGACGGAAATCTACCGAACGGAAGAGCAGGAAATCGAACTGCCGGCGACGAACAAGACGGACAAACTGGTCGAGATTCATCGTGTGGTGGAGATCTACACGAAGAATACCAGCAACCCGGACGAAATTCCGGTAATGCAGAAGCTGGGTGAAATCAATCGCAAGATCATCATTCGTCTCGTTGAACCGAGGAACAAGACTGAGGTCGAAGATAAGAAAAGCCGAACGCTGGTATTCGCTGATAATATTTTCAACGTCGAAACATCGACGATCCCACTGGAAGGACTGTTCGATCCCGATAAGGACGAGAAAACcggaaagacggaaatcaacacgACGGAACTGAACTTGGAAGAAGAGCTGTCGACCGTTGCACCCCGTGTGGAAATCGAACGAATCTCCAGTGCGGAGTTTGGCGTTACCGAACGTGAGCAACGCACGGAACTGGTGACTATTACTCCGCTGATAGCGGAGACGGAACGTTATATTCAGGTAACTAGTTCATCTGTTAAACCGGATACGGAACGAACGGTAGATTTTGAAGACAGCACACTAAGCGAAGAAGATCAGGCCACGGATGATTACACAGAAGAGTTGCCGACGACAGCGCCGGTTCAATCACCGCCAAGTACATCAACCTCGACGTCGACGACGACAACGGCAACAACAACGACTACTACTACTTCGACGACGACGGAAGCTCCAACAACTGTCCCGGCAACAGAACCAACGAGTTCTTCGACAACTCAAATCGTTCACAAGTACACGCTTCCCGCTGAATTCTTTTTCCAGGAACCATCCGATGAGCACACACCTTCACCAGCAGTAAGCTCTTTGACAACCCCGACTACAACAACTCCTTCAACTACCACTACGATTAAACCGACTAGCCCCACCTCCACTACAACTGTGAACCCGTCTGCGGTTCCAGAACGTGTACAACCATTGGTTATCCCAAGCGTAGAGACCAAGAGAAAATACACTAAACGACCGAAAACCACTATCTACCGACCGCAACTGGATTTCATCTACACAAACGAAAACTCGAGCGAGGATGAACCGGCCGCTGTCACAGAACAGGTAACTGAACCGCTTCCTAGCACTTCCACCCAGAAAGTACAAAGCACCAGTAGAAAGTACGTTCCCTCGGTAGCATTGCGCTCTAACTTTGGTGAAGGGGCATCCCACAGGAAGTCCAAAGATATACAAGTAGTGCCTCTGTCGAAGGTAGCCGCCAAAAAGGCACCGaagccaacaacaacaacatctaCTAGTACTACTTCGACAACTACCACAACGACAACTACTGAAGCCCCCATAACGAAGGTAGACTTTAACATCAAATATGTGGTACCGGTCATCAAGCCGGACTTCAACGTGCACGAATTGAAGATCGAAAGTAAGAATGACATGTACAGCATTCCGCTGTCATCGCTTTACCATCCGGACTTCATGACACGGGAAATATCTGGGGAACAGCGACAGGAACGCCAGTACTCGCCAGTCTACCGACCGGAACTGGACAACGATGAACTAACGCGAGCACTGACCAGTGATTCGGATCCGGTCGCACTAGAGGCGGCTAGCTTGGATCGGGAAATTCTCGGCGATCGCAGCAGCAGCAATAATGACAACGAAAGTGAGGAACGAACCAACGAACCCCGTAGCATACCAGCGTACTTCTTCCGACGGGCTGGGGAGGTCAGTTAA